A portion of the Thermosediminibacter oceani DSM 16646 genome contains these proteins:
- the mazG gene encoding nucleoside triphosphate pyrophosphohydrolase: MRYSMKDLINIMARLRGEHGCPWDKAQTHETLKPFLLEEAYEVIDAIDGGDPGELSEELGDLLLQIVFHSRIAEENGRFCFDDVVDGICKKMVRRHPHIFGDLKVSGTADVLKNWEDIKKEEKEVKSYAETMDKVPETFPALMRAYKVQEKAARVGFDWENVDGALEKVYEELQELKEVYKSGNGEKIREEIGDLLFAVVNVARFLSVNPELALREATRKFIRRFKYVEEAATKIDKKLHEMTLEDMDRLWNEGKIKEKKL; this comes from the coding sequence GTGCGGTATTCGATGAAGGATCTGATTAATATAATGGCAAGGCTGAGGGGAGAGCACGGCTGTCCCTGGGACAAGGCCCAGACTCACGAGACGCTCAAACCCTTTTTGCTGGAGGAAGCCTATGAGGTGATCGACGCCATTGACGGCGGCGACCCCGGGGAGCTTTCGGAAGAACTGGGCGACCTCCTTTTACAGATAGTTTTTCACAGCAGGATCGCCGAAGAAAACGGGCGCTTTTGCTTTGACGATGTGGTTGACGGCATCTGCAAAAAGATGGTGCGCCGCCATCCCCATATATTTGGAGATTTAAAAGTCAGCGGTACCGCCGACGTACTTAAAAACTGGGAAGATATAAAAAAAGAGGAAAAAGAAGTAAAATCTTATGCCGAGACAATGGACAAGGTGCCGGAAACCTTTCCCGCGTTGATGAGGGCTTACAAGGTTCAGGAAAAGGCTGCGAGAGTTGGTTTTGATTGGGAAAATGTGGATGGAGCCCTGGAAAAGGTGTACGAAGAGCTCCAAGAGCTGAAAGAAGTATATAAAAGCGGTAACGGTGAAAAAATAAGGGAAGAGATAGGAGATCTCCTATTTGCGGTGGTCAACGTTGCGCGGTTTTTAAGTGTAAACCCGGAACTTGCCCTAAGGGAGGCTACCCGAAAATTTATACGGCGGTTTAAATATGTCGAAGAAGCAGCGACAAAAATCGATAAAAAGCTCCATGAAATGACATTGGAAGACATGGATCGGTTATGGAATGAAGGGAAAATAAAAGAAAAAAAGTTATAA
- a CDS encoding HU family DNA-binding protein translates to MNKAELVSVMAEKSGLTKKDSEKALNAFIEAVSEALSKRDKVQLVGFGTFEVRERSQRKGRNPQTGEEIDIPAASIPAFKAGKALKDSINK, encoded by the coding sequence GTGAACAAAGCGGAACTGGTATCCGTAATGGCGGAAAAAAGCGGTTTGACAAAAAAAGACTCGGAGAAAGCCCTGAACGCTTTTATCGAAGCTGTGTCCGAAGCTCTGTCGAAGAGAGATAAGGTGCAGCTGGTGGGATTCGGCACCTTTGAGGTAAGAGAGAGAAGCCAGAGGAAGGGACGCAATCCCCAAACCGGTGAGGAAATTGACATTCCCGCTGCCAGCATTCCTGCCTTTAAAGCTGGCAAGGCCCTGAAAGACAGCATAAACAAATAA
- a CDS encoding SpoIID/LytB domain-containing protein → MRHKILKVQALIIIVAILLSGCAVRRPDDKKPLVPKIPDKISRGEGREPQLTVYEVQTKTRKKMNLEDYVAGVVAGEMENNWPVEALAAQAILARTYVLEFVTDKGESKYGDADISTDFEEAQAWNPSKINDRVKKAVQMTRGKVITYRGKYVKAWFHSHSGGMTATPKEGLNYKEEEPPYITIVKSPDENAGPEGKRTWSATFTKEELRRAIKEKLGQDTGSIDEVSVVERGPSGRATKIKIGNATVPAPDLRTALDPMRMRSTLLTSLRIEGEKVIMEGKGFGHGVGLSQWGAHVLARQGKSPEEIIKYYFKGVDIVKLWD, encoded by the coding sequence ATGAGGCACAAGATATTGAAAGTACAGGCTCTCATCATTATAGTAGCGATATTACTTTCCGGGTGTGCCGTGAGGCGGCCCGATGATAAAAAACCTCTTGTTCCCAAAATTCCGGATAAAATCAGCCGGGGCGAGGGCAGGGAACCCCAGCTCACCGTATACGAAGTGCAGACCAAGACCAGGAAAAAGATGAACCTGGAGGATTACGTAGCAGGAGTGGTGGCTGGCGAAATGGAAAACAACTGGCCGGTGGAAGCCCTTGCGGCCCAGGCCATACTGGCAAGGACCTACGTGCTGGAGTTTGTAACCGACAAGGGCGAGTCAAAATACGGCGACGCCGATATATCCACCGACTTCGAGGAGGCTCAGGCCTGGAATCCCTCCAAGATCAACGACAGAGTGAAAAAGGCCGTTCAGATGACCAGGGGTAAGGTAATAACTTACCGGGGGAAATACGTCAAGGCCTGGTTCCACTCCCACTCGGGCGGTATGACGGCTACCCCGAAAGAGGGGCTTAATTACAAGGAAGAAGAGCCGCCTTATATTACTATTGTAAAATCTCCCGATGAGAACGCCGGTCCCGAAGGCAAGAGGACGTGGTCGGCCACCTTCACCAAAGAGGAGCTGAGGCGGGCGATAAAAGAAAAGCTGGGTCAGGACACCGGGTCCATCGATGAAGTATCCGTGGTCGAGAGAGGCCCCTCCGGTAGAGCGACCAAAATTAAAATAGGCAACGCCACCGTGCCCGCCCCCGACCTCAGAACAGCCCTGGATCCCATGAGAATGAGGTCGACCCTGCTGACTAGCCTCAGGATTGAAGGGGAAAAAGTAATCATGGAAGGTAAGGGGTTCGGCCACGGTGTCGGCCTATCCCAGTGGGGCGCCCACGTTCTAGCACGCCAGGGCAAATCGCCGGAAGAGATAATAAAGTACTACTTCAAAGGCGTTGATATCGTCAAATTGTGGGACTGA
- the yabP gene encoding sporulation protein YabP translates to MDEKKSTKHRLTLQDREILEIDGVLNVEKFTDEDIILSTEKGMLNIKGEKMHMKQLNLDQGLIVVEGFVKMLAYTEEASAAEKGKGLLNRLFR, encoded by the coding sequence TTGGATGAAAAAAAATCTACAAAGCATAGGCTCACTTTGCAGGATAGGGAAATTCTCGAAATAGACGGTGTACTGAACGTAGAAAAATTCACCGATGAGGATATAATACTTTCGACGGAAAAGGGCATGCTCAACATAAAGGGAGAAAAAATGCACATGAAACAGTTGAACCTAGACCAGGGCCTGATTGTTGTGGAGGGTTTCGTGAAGATGCTGGCGTATACGGAGGAAGCCTCCGCCGCGGAAAAGGGTAAGGGCCTTCTAAACCGGCTGTTCCGGTAG
- the yabQ gene encoding spore cortex biosynthesis protein YabQ, with translation MNTVEVDTQLIFLAGALASGAVAGLAFDVYRRLRNYWRPGPFLTALGDLAYWALTAAITFYVTYRINYGQVRGYLFLGFGVGLLLYITAVSPRVIRIFLILERTFSKIFILPGKVFRRITGFKAVRLVKRILSDARRVFSKIKKG, from the coding sequence ATGAATACGGTAGAGGTAGATACCCAGCTGATTTTTTTGGCGGGCGCCCTGGCCTCGGGAGCGGTAGCTGGGTTGGCTTTCGACGTTTACAGGCGGCTCAGAAACTATTGGAGGCCCGGCCCTTTTTTAACGGCCCTGGGGGACCTGGCGTACTGGGCGTTGACGGCGGCCATCACCTTTTATGTAACCTACAGGATCAATTACGGCCAGGTCAGGGGATATCTTTTTCTGGGATTCGGCGTTGGGCTTTTGCTTTATATCACCGCCGTAAGTCCCCGCGTTATAAGAATTTTTTTGATTCTTGAACGGACTTTTTCAAAAATTTTCATCCTTCCCGGTAAAGTCTTCCGGCGCATAACCGGGTTTAAGGCGGTGAGGCTCGTAAAAAGGATATTAAGTGATGCCCGCCGGGTATTTTCAAAAATAAAAAAAGGTTAA
- a CDS encoding FtsB family cell division protein — translation MGGKKQFKLGRIIFVLFLVYFVYTFTVQQFKINELRRQELELSQKMNQLAEERKRLEKEIELLNTKSYIEKLARDQLGLVKPGEILYKISPSRDD, via the coding sequence GTGGGAGGTAAGAAGCAATTCAAGCTGGGGAGAATAATTTTTGTCCTTTTTCTGGTATACTTCGTTTACACTTTTACGGTGCAGCAGTTCAAAATCAATGAGCTGCGCCGGCAGGAGCTGGAGCTCAGCCAGAAGATGAACCAGCTCGCGGAGGAAAGGAAAAGGCTAGAAAAGGAGATCGAGCTTTTAAATACTAAAAGCTACATAGAAAAGCTGGCCAGGGACCAGTTGGGGTTGGTCAAGCCCGGTGAGATTCTTTATAAAATATCGCCGTCCCGTGACGATTAG
- a CDS encoding S1 RNA-binding domain-containing protein, whose translation MPVDVGQIVEGKVTGITRFGAFVELPDGATGLVHISEVADGYVKDVRDYLNCNDVVKVKVIAISEDGKISLSIRKTRENQRHRRMNNLSFEEKLARFLKESEERQQDLKRYESKKGSGGYKRRAY comes from the coding sequence ATGCCTGTTGATGTAGGCCAAATTGTAGAGGGGAAAGTTACCGGAATTACCAGATTCGGAGCTTTCGTAGAGCTACCCGATGGCGCTACCGGTCTGGTGCATATATCGGAGGTGGCCGACGGTTACGTAAAGGATGTCAGAGATTACCTGAACTGCAACGATGTCGTGAAGGTTAAGGTGATCGCCATATCCGAAGACGGCAAAATCAGCCTGTCCATCCGCAAGACCAGGGAAAACCAGAGGCACCGGAGGATGAACAACCTGAGTTTTGAGGAAAAACTGGCCAGATTCCTAAAGGAAAGCGAAGAACGCCAGCAGGACCTGAAGCGCTACGAATCCAAAAAGGGTTCCGGGGGGTATAAGCGCAGGGCCTATTGA
- a CDS encoding Ppx/GppA phosphatase family protein, producing the protein MKAAVIDLGSNSVRLLVAEVGGGKVTPVLKDLVTTRLGEGVADKGMLSQKSMDSTLEAVIEFKKRALSAGCERITAIATSAVREAKNGWEFMELIKQRAGIEVRILSGREEGELSFLGAKEGLGLKERALVIDIGGGSTELAFGCEKVQLSVSLPMGAVRWTRSFLKSDPPEAKEITALREEARSLLSDFKNRFESMKSPGGVTAVGVGGTLTSLAAISLELKEYHWSKVHGCVLALKAMEEIAGRLCRLPSPKRKEIAGLAADRADIIPAGALIALEIMRFLELGSITVSESDLMEGILLTN; encoded by the coding sequence ATGAAAGCAGCAGTTATAGACCTGGGGTCCAATTCCGTAAGACTTCTCGTGGCCGAAGTCGGGGGCGGAAAGGTAACGCCGGTTTTGAAGGACCTGGTGACCACCCGCCTCGGCGAAGGCGTCGCCGACAAGGGCATGCTCAGCCAAAAATCCATGGATAGCACTCTTGAAGCCGTCATAGAGTTTAAGAAAAGAGCCCTGTCCGCCGGCTGCGAGAGGATAACGGCTATTGCCACCAGTGCCGTGCGGGAAGCCAAAAACGGGTGGGAGTTTATGGAACTGATAAAACAGCGGGCCGGGATCGAGGTCCGGATACTTTCGGGCCGGGAAGAAGGTGAGCTTTCCTTCCTGGGCGCAAAGGAGGGTCTGGGACTTAAGGAGCGGGCTCTCGTCATAGATATAGGCGGGGGGAGCACCGAGCTTGCCTTTGGATGCGAAAAGGTCCAGCTGAGTGTAAGCCTTCCCATGGGAGCGGTCAGATGGACGCGGAGTTTTTTAAAATCCGACCCGCCGGAAGCAAAAGAGATAACCGCCCTGCGGGAGGAAGCCCGCAGCCTGCTTTCGGATTTCAAAAACCGCTTCGAGAGCATGAAAAGCCCCGGGGGCGTGACTGCCGTTGGGGTCGGAGGCACGCTTACGTCCCTGGCGGCCATATCCCTGGAGCTGAAGGAATACCACTGGTCTAAGGTGCACGGGTGCGTCCTGGCGCTTAAGGCGATGGAAGAGATCGCCGGAAGGCTTTGCCGCCTTCCTTCCCCGAAAAGAAAAGAGATTGCCGGCCTTGCAGCCGACCGGGCGGACATCATACCTGCGGGAGCTCTTATAGCTCTCGAGATAATGAGGTTTCTCGAACTGGGGTCCATAACCGTGAGCGAATCCGATCTCATGGAGGGAATTTTGTTGACAAATTAA